TGCTGcaggaaaattaataaattcaaagatttgcataaaattcaaaacattCCCTTGGCGCGCTCTCTTTTCCGCCAGGTGGCAACGCCGCGGGAACAGCTGTCTCTGGCGGCAGCTGTAAATGTTCCCGCCACCGCCACAGCGTTGTTTGTGCCCCAGGCCCACGAGActcgccacacacacacacacgcatgcttttacacacacacacacagcgaaCGCCGTGATGTACGCCTATGTACATCACATGCATGCGCTCGCAGCGTCGCTTTGTTGTATACTTTAGCGCAGTGTCTGCTTTGGCGTCACTTTTCGGTGGGCCCAGGGGGCGGGGTCAAGGGAACAGGATATAGAGGATGCACTTACTCGTAGTCGCGAAAAATGCGCTTGGTGAGGTAGCAGCAAAAGACTTGGTCGTTGTCATGGAATGTTTCGTTCTTGCCCTCCTTCTGATTCAGGTCGAAGCCGTCCCGCTTGCAAATCGGCATATTGGCAGATTTACCTTATTTTCGCGGAAATTCCAACACTAATTAATCCACGCGAGGGAGGCAACGGTTCTTtgcaaatttcacaacgcCAGCCAGCCTAGCCAGCCAGTGACAAAAACTCAAAAGGCGCCGAAAATTTTCACGCCTTTTTGGACGTGCAAAATAAAACGGTTTTTTCAGACTTGGCGGTTCGCGATCCAGCGCACATTTACACGCGTTTGGTGGCCAACACTATTTCAACACTTTTAACtatattgttgttgccgtaTTATAGTGATAAGTGTTGGTTTGTCAACTTCTTTCAGCGCGGAATCTTTTCACGCGCGAATCTTTTACTTTGCCAAAAgcgaaaatgcaaacaatGTTACCGCACTCCGCCGACGCGAAAAAGCCAAGGAATGCGGACGAAGCGAAGAGACcgataaaaaaaggaattgaaTAAACGGATTTATATTTCGTATTCTGAGAGAACAAATTATGGTTTACTTTTAAGACCGCTTATTTCTAGGTTTTTGAAGCATCGaatgcttaaataataatgaaatcgCAAGCGAAGAGATCGAGATCTTGCCTATCGATCACGGAAACATCGTTATCATAGAATAACAATATTCGAAAGGTCGATCGTATTCGATAAGCCAAcataatacataaattaaatataataaaattaattttgcgTTGCATGAAgggtaaattaattaaataattgtatattttaagaGATTCCACAGAGCaacccataaataaataaaagtgtgagatattttgcaaaaataatcaCGATAGTTGCAGTATCGGTTATTCGatattcaaattaaagttaaatttaagattaacattataataaattaaatatcttatTTCCAAAATTATAGTAGTTTTAACtaataaaaagcttttaatattttgtaattattatccCCTCTGAAGTATCGCAAAATACCGCGACATCGCACGTGCGATAGTATCGTCGGTGTGGCCCCACCACTAGTACCGACGCAAAGAGAGaaagaacacaaaaaaaagtttgCGGAAAAGTGCAACAGCAATTAATAGCTTAGCCAAATGCTGCCATTGCACATAAGcgataattaattttaaacaattaagaaAATGGCACTTTCCCGAGCGAGGTAAACAACAGCGCGGACtttcattctcttcttgtgGTCTTCTTCCTCTTTCGCTCGCttcgcagcagctgcagcaacagTAACAACAATAACGGGGCGACGTTTTTTCTGTGGCGAAAACTGTACGCAGAGGGGCGGCGAGAGGAGAAcgacaacgaaaaaaaaaacacacatgtAATATACAAAGTGTGTGCGAATGTTTTATGAGTtctccgttttttttgttggttgttTTTCCCTCAGCTAATTGCAGTCAGCTTTCCAcgagtgtgtgcgagtgtgtgtgagggACGGGGGAAGAAACGCGTGTCCAGGAAAAACGCGCCAACAAAACTATAGCCAACCCCACTGCCGCCCACTGATCACGCGCGCCCCCCCGCCTACGCTCCATACCAATGATAATGGTGCGCAGACGAGCACGGCCCGCCAAGGAGTCGAAGGACACACATGGCGGAGCAGCAATCCCAGAGGGACAGCCCCTTAATGCGGCCGCCGCTGTGGCGGGCAGCCTGCTGGAGGATCAGTATTTTGCCAGCCCGAAGCGGAAAGACTGCCGCCTGATGAAGGCCAGCGAAAATCTCAATCTGCCGGAAGCCACAGCGGCCAACAGAGGCCACCATCATCACCACAaccataacaacaacaaagacaGCAAGGCAGCGGGCCGAACAATAGGTGAGTGTTTGCGTCGCGTCGTCGCGTTTTTAGGTTAGCTTACATAGCTTACATATATTGGCCATCATTTCAGGGGTGCCTCTGGCCACTCGCTCGCAGACGCGTACCATCGAGAACTTTTTCAAAGCCAACGCTGCCGCCGCCAAACATACCACAAATTCGGTGGCCACTTCCACAAATCACCACCAAGCAGAGCAAAAGACAATAGATGCCACTGGAGAGACGGAGGAGGAGTTGAAGCTGCAGGATGAGGACGAGGAGCAGCTGCACCTACAGCTAGCCGATGCCGATGAGGAACTTAAGCTATCGGATGAACAGCTCAATGAGGAGCTACAGCAGGTGGTAGAGGAACTCCTGTTCGATGGCAGCTCCACGGCCTCCTCAACTTCGCCTTGCCCCTACCAGCATGAGGTGGCGGCCATGCAGAAAATACAAGAAATCCAGGACATCCAAGAGATGCATGAGATACATGAGATCCAGGAGGTGCTGGGCACCATGGCCGACTTCCAGACTCACCGTTCGACGCTGCGGGACAGCCACAGTTCCacgcacagcagcagcaccgaCAACATCTTCCTGCAGGAGCCCGTGCTTACCCTGGACATTGATCGGACGCCCACCAAAGCGTCCAGCATCAAGATCAATCGCAGCTTTGAGGTGGCCGGAGGAGTTTTCTCATCACCACCCTCTGTGCTTAATGCCTGCGTTCTAAACGGACGCTTCAATCAGATTGTCAGTCTGAATGGGCAAAGGGAGGAACCGGTGCTGCCTTTACCGAACTTTGAGGTTGATCAGCACGATACCAGCTCCTGTGACAGTGGAGTAGCCTGCGGACTTACAGCTGCCACAGAATCACCAGCTCCGGGAGCGggagctgtgcgacgccgAAAGCCAGCCACACCGCATCGCATACTCTGCCCATCGCCGATCAAGACCGCATTGAAGGTGACGGCAGGCGGTGGGTTGATAAGcaagggaggaggaggaggaggtaaCACCGATCCCCTGTCGCCGCGCAAATCGCCACGCAAGCTGCCCGCCACCACGGCGGCAGTGGCCGCCTGCAAGTCGCGACGAAGACTGAACCAGCCAAAGCCACAAGCGCCTTACCAGCAGCCACAACAACCACAGCTAAAGAAACCACcgccacagcaacagcagcagcagcaggacgaCATTGTTGTTGTActcgacgacgatgatgaggatgaggaagaGGATGAGGACGATTGTCATGCCCTGATGAAGGCCGCCGAGGAGCGGGAGAACCAGAACAAAGCACCAGTCACagccaacaacagcaacaacaaagtgggCATAATGGGCGTTAAAGCCATGCTCAAGCCACCGCCCGTTTCCAAGACCAAGGCCAGAAGCAAGGGCCCTGCAAAAGGTCAACTGCCTCCGCTTCCCTTGGCTGCCACAAATGGTAATCGCGAGATGACCGACTTCTTTCCTGTCCGAAGGAGCGTACGCAAGACTAAGACCGCCGTCAAAGAGGAGTGGATGCGGGGCCTGGAGCAGGCTATACTCGAGGAGCGCTGCGAGGGTCTCGAGGTGCGTCACTTTATGGGCAAGGGCCGGGGTGTGATTGCCGAACGAGCCTTTAAGCGCAACGAGTTTGTGGTGGAGTATGTCGGCGATCTCATCTCCATCAGCGAGGCCTCGGAGCGGGAGAAGCGATATGCGCTGGACGAGAACGCCGGCTGCTACATGTATTACTTTAAGCACAAGACTCAGCAGTACTGCATCGATGCCACCGTGGACACTGGGAAGCTGGGACGCCTCATCAATCATTCGCGTAACGGCAACCTGATGACCAAGGTCGTGGTGATCAAACAGCGCCCTCACCTGGTACTCCTGGCCAAGGATGACATTGAGCCGGGCGAGGAATTGACGTACGATTATGGAGATCGGTCCAAGGAGTCGCTGTTGCATCATCCCTGGCTGGCCTTCTGAGGCCGAGCAATCCTCGAGGAGTGCAAGAAGCAGGTAGGGGATGCAGGTCGGCCTTGAAAACGAAgactactttttttttgtaccaAGTTTAAGGCAGGGAATCTTTGAGGAAGCTCGAGGAGCTTCACCTTAGCTTTTATATACGTAGATTGCAACGCCTTAAGCCAGAGAAGAAGGGAGAACTGTTTTCGTGGACGGATATCTGGAGCATCCCCGAGCTTAGATCTTATTTTTTGAGGAAAAAAGTATGAAAAACTGTTAGTTCAAATATCATAACGGATAGCgacactcacacactcacagTACCCCGCCCCTCACTTGATTGAAAAGGATGTGGTTCGATCACTGGGACGATAAGTAATCgaaataatcgaaaaaaagggaataaatATCAATGTTTTCCACAAGAGATTTAGCGAAAAATTATGGCAAAATCTCGGCTAAATGCAAatcgaaattaaaaataagaaaagtaataaaaaaatacataaatttaaagaaagacCTAGACTCTAGAATGACTCAAAATTGATATTAAAACCTAGAGATTTCCCGATTTCCCAACTCGATTTCCATTCGTTTACCCAAAGATCAAACCCAATCCATTGCATATTTTTTGGATTTGTTAGCGTTTCATTTTGTTTAGAGCAAGGCTAAAATTAAGCAGagataataattataataataatgattactaaacgcaaaacaaaaaaacaactgTTGACCATTTAGAGAGAGAAATGATTTCGGAAGATCGATCGTAACACTATTTataattagatatttatattagatacATGTGTAATTTCTAAACTATTATTATGTACTATTTACTGCCATAGAGCTATATACACCGCCCTCGCACCCGCCCCCCTAGGAACTGACACTGTATCGTtgatttaaatcattaaaagcCACACACAGCACTTAGGACATCCCATCCATTCACCACGAGGCTTCTCCAGGAGAGCAGTGCTTAGTGCTTCGAGTTAATTGATAATCTCTCTACTCACATGCAGGTTTCAAACGCATACTCACGccacataatatatatatataactatagTTCCCCGTCCTTAGAAATCCAGCTTCACATTATGTATCTGTCCCTCAAAAATAAAGATTGTTTGAAATTTTCAGAACAACCTAAAACCATTTTCCCCCCCTCTTACCGATATCGGTTGACTCGAGACCGTTTTCTTTGTAGACATTTTCTTTTCGGTCTTCGTTCTTTCATTTCTGTATTTTTCAGTTATTTCTCCaatattaaattcatttttcaaataggtttaatttttattctttgcatatctttttaattatacaatatcgtaatacatatacatatatatcatatTTTCTAGTACatagttaattttatttaaatcaagcAGCAACCATCTCTCTATAATCATgtatcttgttttttttttcattattgaCTTgacgaaaaataaaacaaaatgaaaatgagaaATCTATTCTGTAATTTACAGGTTAATATCTAAGAACATACACACTTAGTTTTAGTtgataaattgtttatataatttccagacacacacacacacacattcaacTTAAAGTGCGTAACacataaagtaaaaaataaataaatcaaaaaaacacacattaacacaaaagaaaacaaacaaaatcaattaaGAACTGGAGCGGATTGGGTTTCGGTATATCCAAGGTGCTTTTTACCTGGAGATCATCATGGCAAAAACTGTACACTCGTGTTTACACTTGGAATGCAATGGGAGTTCTATCAACTAACGAATCCTAAATACATTTACAACGTTCTCGTTTAAGTACACAATATAGAAAAATTCGCATCAGGCGGGTTGGGGTTCGAGTCCTTCAATAAAATGGGTGGCCCCCGCATTCGCTTTTGGAGTATTTTTTTCGTGACAACAAAGGAAGTTCGTTTGTGGAATGGTTTTTTAGTGCCTGCGAGAGCGAAGAGTGAGAggtattttttcataaatttcaaaatgaaCATTAATTTCCTGTGGTTTACTTATGGTCACCTAATGCTgatcttaaaataatttattgatatGACCATAGAACGCACAAGCTAGGTCTTGTAAAATCTAGCAAAGCTTCAGAAATCTTCTAAGTTACCAaatttcaacatatttttgaaaatttaaaaaaaatccaattatttcttattaagtTCTTAGTTTCTTTTACAGTTTTGGGAcgctttataatttttttaacgtAAAATTTTAGCTTTGAAACAAATTTGACTTTATATTCTAATATTTTGACAGTTTTAAGTCagaaaaaattttagaaagaagaaacaaatttactgttttaaataaatttgattttaatttgaatattttgacattttttaaatcagaaaatatattaaaaacaaaatatttttattttaaaaatgttagtgaaataaaatgacaagttcaaatttaataaaaaactttcaaattaatgaaaaaaaatatattttggtcCAAGACCCATGTCTTTAGTtttcttctaaaaaaaaaaaaatcaaattcaagtaaaaaaattaattttgtaatcCAATTATTGCACGCAGGGAAATCGGTTTTAGCttggttttttcttcttttttttttcttaatttggAAATCCTGATCTATGATCTACGatctacaacaacaacaacaagtacgCACAACATCAACAgcgtcaacaacaacaacatgaaaaCACAGCGCTTGCATCGAACTAAGTACGTGTGTGTGACGGTTTATGATAATTATCAGACGGATTCATAATACTGACTGTCTCCTACGGGCCGCCTTCCTCCTCTCTACCCTTCGTAATCCCTACGTGAGGATGGTGGCTTCGCCCCTGCCCCCGCCGCCACCCAGTGGaggctgttgctgttggcggcgatgatgctgctgctgctgctggccactcCTCAACTTCTTGTGTCATTTCTTGCCACCGCCAAAGCTCGGTTTCGGCAGAGCTCCCATAAACGCACCCGCATTCGTGGGCAAAGCGGGCGCCACAAAACTGAGATCAGGGATAAGGGAGATGCGCGGTGCCACCTTGGCGTTGCCAATTTGGAATTGCTGACGCTGATGGTGTTGCTGGTAGGTGGCAGTCATCAAGCCGCCTGCGACGGGTGCCGTTGAGAAGTCGTGCATGATGTGGATTTGCTGGGGTATTGCTGgcacattgttgttgttgttgttgttgggaaCTAGATTGCTatgatgttgttgctgttgctgctgtgcctGGTAGAGACTCAAGGGATTGTTGTAGAAATTAGCAGTCTGCCAGGCGCCCGAATTAAACTGTGGCGCTGGACGAGCCACAGAGGCCACTGGAGTGCTGCCCACAAAATCCGACCAATCATCGTCTTTGGGAGCGGCAGTTGCTGCTTGTGGAGTTCCCTTTCTGGGATTGCCATtgatattgttgttattattgttggtGCGGGGCGAGTGCTGCTTTTGGGGCGTTGTTGCCACTGGTACTGACACAAAATCCGACCACTCGTCATCTTCTTGAGCTTGAGGAGGAACCGGCGTGGGCGTGGGTTTCTTCTTGGCCACCGAGGCGCTTATCGTCGGTGGCTTTGCATTCTGCGAAGAAAATAACTCCTCGATGCGTGCCATTTCCTCAGCATTAATGCTAGCCAAGGCATTGTCGCCCCACTCTATCGAGGCAGAAGCTGCCCCtcctgatgatgatgatgatgatgccttCTTGGCCAACGGTATGGCCTGAGGCAGCAATATGGCCGGACTGAGGATCATCTGTTCGCCAAAAGTGGGCGTATCTAACCTCGAACGTGGCACCGCCGGCATCGATTGAAAATCACTaaagtcgtcgtcgtcctccgTCGCCGCTGCTGAGGCtcctgaagctgctgctgctggcaacTCGAAGCTACTCACTTTGCTGGGCGAATCCAGGCCAAAGGGCGGCTTGTACTCCACATCGCGGTACTCCTTCTTCACCACAGTCTCATCAATGATAATGCCAGTGGCCGCCATTTCATAGTCGAAATCAATGGGCGCCAGCGTGGTGGTCTTGGCCACCGCCGTATCCGATTTGGAGGGTGTATAGATATGGGTCTCCTTCAGCGGCATTGCAAAACTGGcaatggaggaggaggagctgctgcccaTGATCTCCTCCTGTACTGGCACCGGCGGTAGCGGCTGGGTGGGTGGAGGACTAGCCCTCAAATCAAACTGCTCCGGCTccgagtgctgctgctgctgatgcagcTGCTCACCGCCGTTGAGCTGGTGGGCAGGGCTGTCTGCTGGTAGAGCAGGCGGTAGCGTCGCTGCTGTTGGAgcaacagctgctgctgatgccgcTGCTGGGGATTCAATATGATGGTGGCTGGACTGGCACTGGGATTCTGGCTTGGGTTCGCCCTGGGGTTGGGGTCGCTCTTCGTCGTTGGAGGGGGTGCTGCCGGAGATCCCTTCCCCATAAGCCTGGCTAGGCCGCGTTTCAGTTTGGCTCGCTTGGGCCCCGGCGCCTGTTTCCAGTCCTGCGGAAAGGAGAAAAGACGTGATTACTGCGGGGAGCTATCTTTTGGTGAGGACTTTAAGacatattttagatttatattttacaattcaTAGTCATATGTTGTGTTGCCTTTTATATTggtaaaatcatttaaatacaaataaaacaaagatatttttggtatatttagaGCGATATTTAAACGTTAAACTCGATAACGTTCGATATTTAATCGATAATAGAGATATTTAAACCTTAAACGcgatatttttctatatcgatgtataaaaaaagatatatcAATAATgagatatattaaaatatatattttcgatataatatttagattgaaaatatttttggaatattttttcgatattattaatattttaattttaaaaaacagcgatttgatatataaattcatattttccaataaattaaaaataaataattcaatttcttCTTCGATATGTATTGTTTTCGATTTgtgtattattatatttaaagcaCCGATTTCAGAGCAACacaacatttaatattatgcTAGGAATATAGTACATGTTATTAGTATAAACTTGTTTTCTAGCTAagtaaaaatgtgaaaatgtgGGAAGTGGGGTCTACTTTGTGCTGGCGGAGATTGGATGCTTTGTGGTGCCAAAGTAACTAGAACTAGGGGAACTGTGGATCAAGGGAATTGAGAAATAGCTCAGAAGTATATTGGCAactaaaaaaaaccataaaataaagtaaaaagaGGTGGAAACACAACTACGACACACGCACAGAGCCAACGAAACTTACTAAAATCCAGCAAGGCGTCGCAGTGAGCAGTGAGATTTGTGTTAATTGTTGTATTGTTTGCATAATTGTTATTATTCGGatggttattattattattattgttattgttattattcaTATGTGTGAGTGGAGGAGAGTTGTGGTGCAAATCGTTAGACAAATTGTGATTGTTTTGGGGCATCAAATCCATCAAGGGCAAGGGCATATCATCCAGCGGAGTAGCAGCCACGTCGTTGTCACCATTAttatcaccatcatcatcatcatcagtatCAGTAGTATcattgtggttgttgttattgttattggtGTGTTTAGAGGTAGAGGTAACAAGATTTATTTTATCAGCATTAGCCACCATCACGGTTAGTAGTTGGTCTAGTTGTTCCAATTGTAAAGTCTGTACATGTGATtctaaatacattttgttaTCGTAAGGATAAACTTTTTCTTTgattgtttgtttataaaaagttCGAAAAAACTGTGGCAACATAAAAcaaggcaaaacaaaaaaaaagtttaacgCAAAAAAGGAGGAGCAGCCAATTTCAATCGAACGGCAGATCAAATCCGGGaaagcgtgtgtgtgtgtgggtggtaAAAAGGATATGGAAGGGCAACGGAAAGCGAGCGAGCGTTTGTTGGGTGGCGGCAATTTCTCGATTTACGAAACTTGTGTAGCGGTTAATTTGCGGCAACTATACGAGGGAAGCAATCTCTTAGAGAGATCTGCAAAGGACACTCACcctggcagctgctgctgctgctggcggtggGCTCCAAGGTGctggcattggcattggcagGCGATAGTGGCTTGAGAGGTTTTAGAGGATCAAAACTCAAGTTGGCTGCAAAACGCGGCATCGATGAGTTCCACTTGTCGCCAAAGAGCTGAAAAAATCAAGTAggaattgtaatatttttatgaactGAAACTCAAAgctatttaaaatgaaataatatacttACTATATTCCTCGAATCAATGCCCAGCGATCGCACAAGGGCATGCCTCATCTCCGAGCTGCCCCACTCGTATTTCAAAGCTCGAGCATGCTCGATGGCACCAAAATTAAAGCGCTGACACTGAGCCAACGCTCGACGCTTCTCAAGACTCGTACTGGTTGCTTCCTTGGACTGAGGAAACATCATCTCCAGGACTGGCTTAACCCGCTCGTCGAGGCTCAGGTGGATTGTGGctggtggcggcggtggaggtACTTGAATGGCAGCCACAGTGGGCTCCGAGAAATCACcaaaatcatcatcatcctcttCGTCACGGTTTTGGACGGGCGTCTCTTCGGGTGTGGCAAAGTCTTGGAAATCATCAAAGCCATCATCCTGAGGAGGCTCTACGAGAGTAATTGCCTTAGCCTCTGAGGAATCTTGTTTGAGAGGAGTAGCTATCGCCAGGGATTCCTTGATATCCACGGTTTCAACAGCTGAGAAATCCGCAAAGTCACCAAAGTCTTCGAAATCGTCGTCATCTGCTTCCTGAGGCTCTGCCTGGTGTGACTTCTCCTCCGGAGTAATCTCTTTGTCTGTCAAAATCTTTGGTTCTGCTTCAAAGTTTGCAAACTGAAAAATAGAGCTTTCAGTTGGCTTCTCCTGCTTGGTGGTGGTTTCCTCTCTGCAGCTGGGGACCTGCTCCTCTTGTGGTTCCCTCCTCTTAAAGCTTTCATCCTCTGGTGACTTGTTCCTAGGACTCTCCTCTGTATGTTGGACACCGTCTCCATTTGGTAATGTGGGAGTGGCAAGCACCTCAATGGCAAAGAAATCCTTGGCTCCCTCGCGTATAAATAATTCTTTGGGCTTCTTTGGCGAACACTCATCGTCGCTGTCATCAGACACATCCTCCAGCGTGACTTGATGGCTGAGGACAACGTGGGCTTTGGTAATGGGTTCAGCAACTGCATTCGCATTCATTTCCCCTAAGGGTGAGAGTGTGGAAGCTGCTGATACGCTTTCCGTGGAGTACAAACTCAGACTGTCCAGCTTTAGGGAGGGCACAGACTCATTGGTATTCGtttcctcctcgtcctcctccagTTGATCCACATCCCCATTCTGCTCCGCTTCTTCCTCGTCAAGGTCTAGACTTAAAGGTGGGGGTGTGGGTGGTGCCGTTTCCCTATAAACATCGTAATCGATCGACTGCTTCACTTGGTAATTAAAAGCCTCGGcggtttgtttattttccacTATATCATCCGGTGGCTTTTCCCGGTATTCCGTCACGGGATCCGGCGAAGGAAGGGGTTCTGAAAAGCgggaataattttaaataaatttatgcagTAATAGTAATtgttaaattgaatttatttttaattaattaatgtttttaataacACAAACGAATTTTAAGTATTGCTTGATCCCAAAGAGTTGATCGAATAAAGCCAAAACTTGTACAGTCCGGGGGATACATCCCCTTCTCCAGATGAGATCTCCGGCTATGTTTACCCCTTTAAGCTTACCTTTTGCGCCGCTGACTAAGCCAAACTCGGAGTATTCGTCATTTTCGTCCAAATGTATTGTGGACTGCAAACCGGAATCGTCGTCCTCCTCCCCGAAATCGATGGGCGGCGGTGTGCTACAGAGTAGCGGGGGTACGTTCACCATTATTCTGATCGCCAGCTGCCAATTTCAGCAGAtcctggcaaaaaaaaagcgaacGAACACTTCCTGttcgtaaaaaaaaacacaaaaaacaggGAACGGTTCGGTCTCTTCCCTCCCTTTCGCACTCCTCTTTATCTATGTGCgcgagcgtgtgtgtgtgtgtaagtgttAACGGCAGGTGTGAGAGGGGGGGTGTTtgcccgtgtgtgtgtgtgtgtgagccaCTCAAGGTCTGTGTTGGAATTTTCTTGTTTGCATTTAACACGCGTCAATTTTCACTTGTCCCACGATTTTGACAAAGCAGCCGCAGTCTTGTTTTACGGGAAAATATGTGttttaaatttgcaaatttccGATATTAGCTGGAATTAGCCATGTTTTCGGGAAATCAAAATACTTTTTTCTTAGAAGTTAGTGTGACCGCGGCTGGTCCGAAATAACTATAgtcttaaaaaatactaaactAAGCtggtgcatttttatttgtactTCGAAATGTGGTCTACTTAAAAAtactacaaaaattataaaatacatgTATTTAAGAACAAGTAATCTGAGTTTCttcaaatataatattaaaatatgtgacagacatataattttttattttcctcatATTACAATTCAAATCGCAGTAGGTGTGATCGCGCTAATTTTTTAATACTGCATTTggtatatttgtaaaaatatcgataagtCGTCTTAAGTTCCATCTCTCGTTTGACAGCTGTTTTAAGGTTATACTTCAGCTTCGATTTTGGGTAATTTTCGCAATTTTAACGAAAAAAGTGGACAAGAAAAAAGAGTAAAAAGCTTTTGCTGGTGTATAAAGTACCACAAGAAACGTACGGCCCAAAGTTTACGACTAACATCTCCCCCTTTATTCCAGTTTCCCCGGTTGGACCATTACATAACTCCCAGAAAAGAACCATGTCGCAGGCTCCCGTTCGCGTTTCGCCCCTGATCAAGTTCGGCCGCTGGTCGCTGCTCCTTGTGGGCATCGCCTACGGTGCCGCCCACCAGAGCCGCCTGTCcaagaaggaggagaaggtgCGCGAGATCGAGGCCCAGCAGAAGGTTGTCCGCGATGCGAAGCTCGCCGAGGAGAAGAAGCGCAGCGCCGAAGCCGAGGCCCGTGCTTTGGCGGAGCTCTCCCAGCCCAAGCCCAAGAACTAGGCTGATGCAGGATCCAAGATCCTTAGTTCCCTTAGCTTAACGagaagaaaacaacaacaacaacatttacACCgatacactcacacacattcGCCTGAAAGGAAGAGGAAGAGGAGCCGCAAACACCATCTATCGATAACACACGGCTATCGATCGCACCGTTCTTGCGCTTTTCTCTGATGTTTGTGCGAAAAATGTTCGAAATTAAATGattgaaacaaaacaaatctAATGTGTAAATAATATCAAGTGTTTGGTGAATAATTGGTCTGATCAAGGATGAGCAGCCGAGCAAAACAAAGATTTCGATAATCAACCTGGAGACTTGACACAGTGAGGATCGCTTGAGAGGATG
Above is a genomic segment from Drosophila kikkawai strain 14028-0561.14 chromosome 3R, DkikHiC1v2, whole genome shotgun sequence containing:
- the Set8 gene encoding histone-lysine N-methyltransferase Set8 — protein: MIMVRRRARPAKESKDTHGGAAIPEGQPLNAAAAVAGSLLEDQYFASPKRKDCRLMKASENLNLPEATAANRGHHHHHNHNNNKDSKAAGRTIGVPLATRSQTRTIENFFKANAAAAKHTTNSVATSTNHHQAEQKTIDATGETEEELKLQDEDEEQLHLQLADADEELKLSDEQLNEELQQVVEELLFDGSSTASSTSPCPYQHEVAAMQKIQEIQDIQEMHEIHEIQEVLGTMADFQTHRSTLRDSHSSTHSSSTDNIFLQEPVLTLDIDRTPTKASSIKINRSFEVAGGVFSSPPSVLNACVLNGRFNQIVSLNGQREEPVLPLPNFEVDQHDTSSCDSGVACGLTAATESPAPGAGAVRRRKPATPHRILCPSPIKTALKVTAGGGLISKGGGGGGNTDPLSPRKSPRKLPATTAAVAACKSRRRLNQPKPQAPYQQPQQPQLKKPPPQQQQQQQDDIVVVLDDDDEDEEEDEDDCHALMKAAEERENQNKAPVTANNSNNKVGIMGVKAMLKPPPVSKTKARSKGPAKGQLPPLPLAATNGNREMTDFFPVRRSVRKTKTAVKEEWMRGLEQAILEERCEGLEVRHFMGKGRGVIAERAFKRNEFVVEYVGDLISISEASEREKRYALDENAGCYMYYFKHKTQQYCIDATVDTGKLGRLINHSRNGNLMTKVVVIKQRPHLVLLAKDDIEPGEELTYDYGDRSKESLLHHPWLAF
- the Afti gene encoding uncharacterized protein Afti — translated: MVNVPPLLCSTPPPIDFGEEDDDSGLQSTIHLDENDEYSEFGLVSGAKEPLPSPDPVTEYREKPPDDIVENKQTAEAFNYQVKQSIDYDVYRETAPPTPPPLSLDLDEEEAEQNGDVDQLEEDEEETNTNESVPSLKLDSLSLYSTESVSAASTLSPLGEMNANAVAEPITKAHVVLSHQVTLEDVSDDSDDECSPKKPKELFIREGAKDFFAIEVLATPTLPNGDGVQHTEESPRNKSPEDESFKRREPQEEQVPSCREETTTKQEKPTESSIFQFANFEAEPKILTDKEITPEEKSHQAEPQEADDDDFEDFGDFADFSAVETVDIKESLAIATPLKQDSSEAKAITLVEPPQDDGFDDFQDFATPEETPVQNRDEEDDDDFGDFSEPTVAAIQVPPPPPPATIHLSLDERVKPVLEMMFPQSKEATSTSLEKRRALAQCQRFNFGAIEHARALKYEWGSSEMRHALVRSLGIDSRNILFGDKWNSSMPRFAANLSFDPLKPLKPLSPANANASTLEPTASSSSSCQGLETGAGAQASQTETRPSQAYGEGISGSTPSNDEERPQPQGEPKPESQCQSSHHHIESPAAASAAAVAPTAATLPPALPADSPAHQLNGGEQLHQQQQHSEPEQFDLRASPPPTQPLPPVPVQEEIMGSSSSSSIASFAMPLKETHIYTPSKSDTAVAKTTTLAPIDFDYEMAATGIIIDETVVKKEYRDVEYKPPFGLDSPSKVSSFELPAAAASGASAAATEDDDDFSDFQSMPAVPRSRLDTPTFGEQMILSPAILLPQAIPLAKKASSSSSSGGAASASIEWGDNALASINAEEMARIEELFSSQNAKPPTISASVAKKKPTPTPVPPQAQEDDEWSDFVSVPVATTPQKQHSPRTNNNNNNINGNPRKGTPQAATAAPKDDDWSDFVGSTPVASVARPAPQFNSGAWQTANFYNNPLSLYQAQQQQQQHHSNLVPNNNNNNNVPAIPQQIHIMHDFSTAPVAGGLMTATYQQHHQRQQFQIGNAKVAPRISLIPDLSFVAPALPTNAGAFMGALPKPSFGGGKK
- the ATPsynE gene encoding ATP synthase subunit e, mitochondrial, with product MSQAPVRVSPLIKFGRWSLLLVGIAYGAAHQSRLSKKEEKVREIEAQQKVVRDAKLAEEKKRSAEAEARALAELSQPKPKN